A single genomic interval of Scylla paramamosain isolate STU-SP2022 chromosome 4, ASM3559412v1, whole genome shotgun sequence harbors:
- the LOC135099851 gene encoding peritrophin-1-like: MQLTLILTVCLGVILASAPSDGVPAYFTASPMISSRCPMPPGPYPHYMANPADCGSFYMCSWNIAFLMDCPAGLHFNTELEVCDFPINTHCAAAAATKAHVQDTNTTTTAINDATHAPADMITTTAPDYDTTI, from the exons ATGCAGCTTACCTT GATCCTCACGGTATGCTTAGGGGTTATCCTGGCGTCGGCCCCAAGTGATGGCGTCCCTGCTTACTTTACGGCGTCCCCGATGATTTCATCCCGGTGCCCTATGCCCCCCGGACCCTATCCTCATTACATGGCCAACCCAGCAGACTGTGGTTCCTTTTACATGTGCTCCTGGAATATTGCCTTCCTCATGGATTGTCCTGCAGGCCTCCATTTCAATACAGAACTTGAAGTCTGCGATTTCCCGATTAACACTCATtgtgctgctgccgccgccaccaaggCTCACGTACAAGatacaaacaccaccactactgccatcaACGACGCCACTCATGCCCCTGCAGACATGATCACCACTACCGCCCCAGACTACGACACCACCATCTAA